In Terriglobales bacterium, the genomic stretch CGAAGTTCCGCGTGCCCGACCTGCCCGCCAGTGGATTCATGCGTTGGTTTAAGAGTTAGCCGGAAGCGACAGAGACTACAGCGCCAGCAGCGCTACGCCTGCGCACACGCACAGGGCCGCCGCCCAGCGGCGCGCGTCGACGGCTTCGTGCAGGAAGAACTTTGCCGCGATCGCGTTGGTGACGAACGAGAGCGACGCCGCCGCCGGCGCGACCATGCTCACATCCGCCCAGCTCAGCGCGAACAGCAGCGAGAAGAACGCCACCGCCATCGCCATCACACCCGCCACGAACCACTTGTTGGTCGTGACCTTCTTCACGCAGGCGAAGAACCCCTGCTGGTCCCAGAGCTCGCCGAGGTCGCCGACCTGCTTCATCGCCTTCGCCGTCAGGACGTCGCCCGCGGTCGAGGCCACCACGATCACGCCGATCGCCGACCACGTGGTTGCCACGCTCATCGCGGCACCTCGTGGTGCCGGTGGTGCTCGGCTTCTTCGTGGACGATCTCGGCCGTCTCGGGCATGGGCGTGAGCGCCGGCCCGCGCGTCACGAACCCCACGCCCGCGGTGATGAGCAGGATTCCCAGCCAGCGCGTCACGGTGACGTTCTCATGCAGGAACCACTGCGAGAGCAGCGCGAGCAGGACGTAGTCGAGCGCGGCC encodes the following:
- a CDS encoding EamA family transporter, producing the protein MSVATTWSAIGVIVVASTAGDVLTAKAMKQVGDLGELWDQQGFFACVKKVTTNKWFVAGVMAMAVAFFSLLFALSWADVSMVAPAAASLSFVTNAIAAKFFLHEAVDARRWAAALCVCAGVALLAL